Proteins encoded in a region of the Methylobacterium radiotolerans JCM 2831 genome:
- a CDS encoding response regulator, with translation MCHTPAGSLDGAGRAADAAPVRNAGPLDEVGVAKQKLIEAIECSSEGFALFDSDDRLVLCNGHFQDLHPGLSTIIVPGVAFEAIARAVAETCVVRPNGMTVEGWLAERIAHYRAPGGPLLQQRVDGRWVQVNERKTNDGGVVAVYTDVTEIKRAEQVLQATQGRLTYLLTASPSMICSFEVGGRNAPTFISENVRDLLGYEPGDYLAGPEFWLERLHPDDRDRVLAEFPRLLADGHNVIEYRFQHANGTYRWVRDEQRLLRDLGGQPVEVVESWSDITERKEAELALQKQTAFVELLQAAAAAANEAPTVEDALRFCLERVAQHAGWPVGHAHILARDGTRTLLPTGIWHCDPGADVARFQAATAATSLAAGSGLAGRVLVSGAPEWSVGDPTLAADPRAPAAVEHGIRAGFGFPVTVGRDVVAVLEFFARDASPPDASLLRVMSNIGAQLGRVIERKQAEESLRQAKEAAEEASRAKSSFLANMSHELRTPLNAIIGFTRLVMRRAKDVLPVKQFENLEKILASSEHLLSLINSILDLAKVEAGRMEVKPSDFALEPVLDLCLRTVEPLVKNEGVRLVRDVRDPPPMLRTDEEKLRQILINLLSNAIKFTEAGSVTLRVRSVDEGIEFAVMDTGIGIPAGALSAIFEEFHQVDNSATRSHSGTGLGLAISHRLARLLGGRIDVESREGEGSTFTLTIPPRIAGGAEAPPPKPAPATVTAPRSGAKVVLAIDDDPNVVYLLKENLADAGYTVVGAASGQEGLTKARELQPRAITLDIMMPGTDGWQVLHALKSDPLTRDIPVVLISIVDQKELGFRLGATDYIVKPFEREALIGALARIAPDNERVLVIDDDPNVPDLVRQLLDSEHCTVDWVADGAAGLERIAQARPSVILLDLLMPRMDGLAFLDALQADPAARSIPVVVLTAASLDSAERGMLRERVLGLIDKGGLDRAALIREVRRVLPVLETETADGGR, from the coding sequence ATGTGCCACACGCCGGCCGGGTCACTTGACGGAGCGGGCCGGGCCGCGGACGCCGCCCCGGTCCGGAACGCCGGGCCGCTCGACGAGGTCGGGGTCGCCAAGCAGAAGCTCATCGAGGCGATCGAGTGCAGCTCCGAGGGCTTCGCACTGTTCGATTCGGACGATCGCCTCGTCCTATGCAACGGGCACTTCCAAGATCTCCATCCCGGCCTGTCGACGATCATCGTGCCGGGCGTAGCTTTCGAGGCCATCGCCCGCGCCGTCGCCGAGACCTGCGTCGTTCGCCCGAACGGCATGACCGTCGAGGGCTGGCTTGCCGAGCGGATCGCCCACTACCGCGCGCCGGGAGGCCCGCTTCTCCAGCAGCGCGTCGACGGCCGCTGGGTCCAGGTCAACGAGCGCAAGACCAACGACGGCGGCGTCGTCGCCGTCTACACCGACGTGACCGAGATCAAGCGCGCCGAGCAGGTGCTCCAAGCGACGCAGGGGCGGCTGACCTACCTGCTCACCGCGTCCCCGTCGATGATCTGCAGCTTCGAGGTCGGCGGCAGGAACGCGCCGACCTTCATCAGCGAGAACGTGCGCGATCTCCTGGGCTACGAGCCGGGCGATTACCTGGCCGGGCCGGAATTCTGGCTGGAGCGGCTTCATCCCGACGACCGCGACCGCGTGCTCGCCGAGTTCCCGCGCCTGCTCGCCGACGGGCACAACGTCATCGAGTACCGGTTCCAGCACGCGAACGGCACCTATCGCTGGGTCCGGGACGAGCAGCGCCTCCTGCGGGATTTGGGCGGACAGCCCGTCGAGGTGGTCGAGTCCTGGAGCGACATCACCGAGCGCAAAGAAGCCGAGCTGGCGCTGCAGAAGCAGACCGCCTTCGTCGAGCTGCTCCAGGCCGCCGCCGCGGCCGCCAACGAGGCCCCGACGGTCGAGGACGCCCTGCGCTTCTGCCTCGAGCGCGTCGCGCAGCACGCCGGCTGGCCCGTCGGTCACGCCCATATCCTGGCCCGGGACGGGACGCGGACGCTGCTCCCGACCGGCATCTGGCACTGCGACCCCGGCGCGGATGTCGCGCGATTCCAGGCCGCTACGGCTGCTACGTCGCTGGCCGCCGGATCGGGCCTGGCCGGCCGCGTTCTCGTCTCGGGCGCGCCGGAATGGAGCGTCGGGGACCCGACGCTGGCCGCGGACCCGCGCGCGCCGGCGGCGGTCGAGCACGGCATCCGGGCGGGATTCGGCTTTCCGGTGACGGTCGGGCGCGACGTCGTCGCGGTGCTGGAGTTCTTCGCCCGCGACGCGTCCCCGCCGGACGCCTCGCTGCTCCGGGTCATGAGCAACATCGGCGCGCAGCTCGGCCGCGTGATCGAGCGCAAGCAGGCCGAGGAGAGCCTGCGTCAGGCGAAGGAGGCGGCCGAGGAGGCGAGCCGCGCCAAGAGCAGCTTCCTCGCCAACATGAGCCACGAGTTGCGGACCCCGCTCAACGCGATCATCGGCTTCACCCGGCTGGTGATGCGGCGGGCGAAGGATGTCCTGCCGGTCAAGCAGTTCGAGAATCTCGAGAAGATCCTGGCGAGTTCCGAGCACCTGCTCTCGCTGATCAACAGCATCCTCGACCTCGCCAAGGTCGAGGCGGGGCGCATGGAGGTGAAGCCCTCGGACTTCGCCCTGGAGCCGGTCCTCGACCTGTGCCTGCGCACCGTCGAGCCCCTCGTCAAGAACGAGGGCGTGCGCCTCGTCCGGGACGTCCGGGACCCGCCCCCGATGCTGCGCACGGACGAGGAGAAGCTGCGGCAGATCCTGATCAATCTGCTCAGCAACGCCATCAAGTTCACCGAGGCCGGATCGGTCACGCTCCGCGTCCGCTCGGTCGATGAGGGCATCGAGTTCGCCGTGATGGATACCGGCATCGGCATCCCGGCGGGCGCCCTGAGCGCGATCTTCGAGGAGTTCCATCAGGTCGACAACAGCGCGACCCGGTCCCACAGCGGCACCGGGCTCGGGCTCGCGATCAGCCACCGGCTCGCGCGCCTGCTCGGCGGCCGGATCGACGTCGAGAGCCGCGAGGGCGAGGGCTCGACCTTCACCCTCACCATCCCGCCGCGGATCGCCGGCGGCGCCGAGGCGCCGCCCCCGAAGCCGGCGCCCGCCACCGTCACCGCGCCGCGCTCGGGCGCCAAGGTCGTGCTGGCGATCGACGACGATCCCAACGTCGTCTACCTGCTGAAGGAGAATCTCGCCGATGCCGGCTACACGGTCGTCGGCGCGGCGAGCGGCCAGGAAGGTCTGACGAAGGCCCGGGAGCTGCAGCCGCGGGCGATCACACTCGACATCATGATGCCCGGCACCGACGGCTGGCAGGTGCTGCACGCGCTGAAGTCCGATCCGCTGACCCGCGACATCCCGGTGGTGCTGATCTCGATCGTCGACCAGAAGGAGCTCGGCTTCCGGCTCGGCGCGACCGACTACATCGTGAAGCCGTTCGAGCGGGAGGCCCTGATCGGCGCCCTCGCGCGGATCGCCCCCGACAACGAGCGCGTCCTCGTGATCGACGACGATCCGAACGTGCCCGACCTCGTGCGCCAGCTGCTCGACTCGGAGCACTGCACCGTCGACTGGGTGGCCGACGGCGCGGCGGGCCTGGAGCGCATCGCGCAGGCCCGGCCGAGCGTCATCCTCCTCGACCTGCTCATGCCGCGGATGGACGGCCTGGCCTTCCTGGATGCCCTGCAGGCGGACCCCGCCGCCCGATCGATCCCTGTCGTGGTCCTGACCGCCGCGTCGCTTGATTCAGCCGAGCGCGGCATGCTGCGGGAGCGTGTGCTCGGGCTGATCGACAAGGGCGGGCTCGACCGCGCCGCCCTGATTCGCGAGGTCCGCCGCGTGCTGCCGGTCCTGGAGACTGAGACCGCCGACGGTGGCCGATGA